One region of Corynebacterium capitovis DSM 44611 genomic DNA includes:
- a CDS encoding ABC transporter permease, with translation MLRYIGRRLLQMIPVFFGATLLLYALVFLMPGDPVQALGGDRGLSEAARARIEAEYNLDKPFLVQYLLYLKGIFTGDFGMTFSGQPVSAVMANAFPVTAKLALMALAFESVFGILFGVIAGMRRGGAFDSTILVISLFVIAVPSFVIGFVLQYLVGVKWGLLPVTVGRNESFVALLMPAIVLGSLSFAYVVRLTRNSVSDNLRADYVRTARAKGLSGSTVMTRHVLRNSLIPVVTFLGSDLGALMGGAIVTEGIFGINGVGGTIYQGIIKGEPATVVSFTTVLVIVYIVANLIVDLLYAVLDPRIRYA, from the coding sequence ATGCTCCGTTACATCGGACGGCGCCTGCTTCAGATGATCCCCGTCTTCTTCGGCGCCACCCTGCTCCTCTACGCTCTCGTCTTCCTGATGCCGGGTGATCCTGTGCAGGCACTCGGCGGGGACCGAGGCTTGTCGGAGGCGGCCCGCGCGCGCATTGAGGCGGAATACAACCTGGACAAGCCGTTTCTCGTTCAGTATCTCTTGTACCTGAAGGGGATCTTCACCGGCGACTTCGGCATGACCTTCTCGGGCCAGCCGGTCTCCGCGGTCATGGCCAACGCGTTCCCCGTCACCGCCAAGTTGGCGCTGATGGCGCTGGCGTTTGAATCGGTCTTTGGCATCCTGTTCGGCGTCATCGCGGGAATGCGCCGCGGCGGCGCTTTCGACTCGACGATCTTGGTCATCTCGCTGTTTGTCATCGCCGTGCCCTCGTTTGTTATCGGCTTCGTCCTGCAGTACCTCGTCGGTGTCAAGTGGGGGTTGCTCCCCGTCACCGTCGGAAGGAACGAGTCGTTCGTGGCTCTGCTCATGCCCGCGATCGTGCTCGGTTCGTTGTCCTTCGCGTACGTCGTGCGGTTGACGCGCAACAGTGTGAGCGACAACCTCCGAGCGGATTACGTGCGCACGGCTCGGGCAAAAGGGCTCTCCGGAAGCACCGTAATGACCCGCCACGTTCTGCGAAATTCGCTCATCCCCGTGGTGACGTTCCTCGGGTCGGACCTGGGAGCTTTGATGGGTGGCGCCATCGTCACCGAAGGCATCTTCGGGATCAACGGCGTGGGTGGCACGATTTACCAAGGAATCATCAAGGGAGAACCCGCAACGGTCGTGTCTTTCACCACCGTTTTGGTCATCGTCTACATCGTGGCCAACCTCATTGTGGACCTCCTCTACGCCGTTCTTGACCCAAGGATTCGCTATGCCTAA